One window of Pedobacter faecalis genomic DNA carries:
- a CDS encoding SRPBCC family protein gives MKAHENRFKLLAGNFSIEKQHYANIGLDERLLSMFLGGVLMGRGLKKPHKLPFLAGIYLAYRGSTGKCAIYEKLGIDSRHPKAINIRGEFDIDKPAAEVYAYWRNLENLPGSLKHLLDVKVIDNKLSHWKSNILGNMFPIDWNAQIVKDEPGRLIGWRSLPGSSIHHVGRVTFTETADGLGTKLHIILSYHPPIGGIGAGIAKLLNPVFENLLVKEIKSFKHNIEEAVPF, from the coding sequence ATGAAAGCACACGAGAACCGTTTTAAACTACTGGCCGGCAACTTTTCCATAGAAAAACAGCATTATGCAAATATCGGTTTAGACGAAAGGCTTTTGTCTATGTTCCTTGGAGGCGTGCTCATGGGACGTGGGTTGAAAAAGCCACATAAGCTACCGTTTCTGGCAGGCATCTACCTGGCCTATCGTGGTTCTACCGGAAAATGCGCTATCTATGAAAAGCTTGGCATTGATAGCAGACACCCAAAAGCTATTAATATAAGGGGAGAATTTGACATAGATAAACCCGCAGCAGAAGTATACGCTTACTGGCGTAACCTCGAGAATCTGCCAGGAAGCCTGAAACACCTCCTGGACGTAAAGGTGATCGACAACAAACTTTCTCACTGGAAGTCTAATATATTAGGAAACATGTTCCCGATTGATTGGAATGCGCAGATCGTAAAAGATGAGCCAGGGCGACTGATTGGCTGGCGATCCCTCCCTGGTTCATCTATACATCATGTAGGCCGGGTGACTTTTACCGAAACCGCAGATGGTCTGGGCACAAAGCTCCATATCATCCTTTCCTACCATCCGCCGATTGGCGGCATTGGTGCAGGCATCGCAAAACTGTTAAATCCAGTTTTTGAGAACCTCCTGGTTAAGGAAATAAAAAGCTTTAAGCACAATATTGAGGAAGCCGTGCCCTTTTAA
- a CDS encoding DUF5362 family protein — translation MENLEEQPLMISEDIRSYLYETAKWAKFLSIIGFVITVFIVLLAFSPGAFLASMNSVAGESNPYAAMGASGLTVMFMIIALIYFYPSFMLFKYANAAKQAVLFGDQPKLEVAMATMKSFFKFWGILTIVVLAFYLIAFISALAFMSAA, via the coding sequence ATGGAAAATCTGGAAGAGCAGCCTTTAATGATATCAGAGGATATTCGGAGCTATCTGTATGAGACTGCAAAATGGGCGAAATTTTTATCGATAATCGGGTTCGTGATCACTGTATTTATTGTGTTGCTGGCCTTTAGTCCGGGCGCATTTCTGGCAAGCATGAATAGTGTGGCAGGAGAAAGTAACCCATATGCAGCTATGGGTGCTTCTGGGCTAACGGTGATGTTCATGATCATTGCGCTGATCTATTTCTATCCGAGTTTCATGCTTTTTAAGTATGCTAATGCGGCGAAGCAGGCGGTGCTGTTTGGTGATCAGCCAAAACTGGAGGTCGCGATGGCTACGATGAAGAGCTTTTTTAAATTCTGGGGAATACTCACCATCGTTGTACTGGCCTTTTATCTCATCGCCTTTATTTCAGCCCTGGCTTTTATGAGCGCAGCTTAA
- the ychF gene encoding redox-regulated ATPase YchF, translating to MALQCGIVGLPNVGKSTLFNCLSNAKAQAANFPFCTIEPNVGVISVPDDRLTKLAELVKPNRIVPNTIEIVDIAGLVKGASKGEGLGNQFLGNIRATNAIIHVLRCFDDGNVIHVDGSVDPIRDKEIIDTELQLKDLDTVTKRIQKVEKLAKNDKDAKKTFDVLSVVKTHIESGKSVRSAPLTAEDFDHIQDLGLLTQKPVMYVCNVDEASVVSGNNYVERVKEAVKDEHAEVLVISAKIESEIAELESYEERQEFLADLGLDESGVNKLIRAAYRLLDLYTYFTAGVQEVRAWTITKGFTAPQAAGVIHTDFEKGFIRAEVIKYQDFVTLGSENACKEAGKLGVEGKSYVVEDGDIMHFRFNV from the coding sequence ATGGCATTACAATGTGGTATAGTGGGTTTACCAAATGTTGGAAAATCAACTTTATTTAACTGTTTATCAAACGCAAAGGCTCAGGCAGCGAATTTCCCGTTCTGTACTATAGAACCCAATGTGGGCGTGATATCGGTACCGGATGATCGATTAACAAAGCTGGCCGAACTGGTAAAGCCAAACCGTATTGTACCAAACACCATCGAGATCGTAGATATTGCCGGATTGGTAAAGGGTGCTTCCAAAGGGGAAGGGCTTGGAAACCAGTTCCTGGGGAATATCCGGGCAACGAATGCGATTATCCATGTACTTCGCTGTTTCGATGACGGCAACGTAATCCATGTTGACGGGTCAGTTGACCCTATCCGCGACAAAGAAATCATTGACACAGAACTGCAGCTTAAGGACCTTGACACTGTTACAAAGCGCATCCAGAAAGTTGAAAAACTAGCCAAAAACGATAAGGACGCGAAGAAAACGTTTGATGTGCTTAGCGTTGTAAAAACCCATATTGAGAGCGGTAAATCTGTGCGCTCAGCTCCGCTCACCGCAGAGGATTTTGATCATATACAGGATTTAGGCTTGCTGACGCAGAAACCGGTGATGTATGTATGTAATGTTGATGAGGCTTCAGTAGTGAGCGGCAACAATTATGTAGAGCGGGTAAAGGAAGCGGTTAAAGACGAGCACGCCGAAGTATTGGTGATTTCAGCCAAAATAGAGTCTGAAATAGCAGAGCTTGAAAGTTACGAAGAACGCCAGGAATTTCTGGCCGACCTTGGATTAGACGAGTCTGGCGTGAATAAACTGATCCGGGCAGCATACAGGCTTCTTGACTTATACACTTATTTTACAGCCGGGGTACAGGAGGTTCGGGCCTGGACAATCACTAAAGGTTTCACCGCACCGCAGGCTGCCGGTGTTATCCATACCGACTTCGAGAAAGGGTTTATTCGCGCTGAGGTCATCAAGTATCAGGATTTTGTAACGCTGGGATCTGAGAACGCCTGCAAAGAGGCTGGTAAGCTAGGTGTGGAAGGTAAATCTTACGTGGTAGAGGACGGCGATATCATGCATTTCCGCTTCAACGTATAA
- the mgtE gene encoding magnesium transporter, which translates to MEKRIVEEIEKLIEIEDDGQLKIYLDDLNISDVEHLIDELPQHAVRFIETLSAKRAVNVFRILDFPTQERIIGKLPGTKLAELINLLPPDDRTALFSELTGDAVKKLIILLPAKDRVEALSLLGYKEDSVGRLMTPDYVAVKKHWTVNRVLSHIRRYGKNSETIDVIYVIDKDGVLLDDIRIREILLADPEAEIGTLTDQRLISLHVNDPQEEAINVFRMNNRVALPVVDDSQVLLGIVTVDDILWIANEEYTEDIHKIGGTQALDEPYLDVPVFQLYKKRIVWLILLFFGELLTIFAMSNFESQIEKVVILATFIPLIMSSGGNSGSQAATLIIQAMALGEVTIKDWWRVMRREIFSGIFLGTTLCLLSFCVILSWQLLGGALTEPVLISMVVGCSLVGVVLWGTLMGSMLPLLLKRLGADPAVSSTPFVATLVDVTGLLIYFTMALYFLKGVLL; encoded by the coding sequence ATGGAGAAAAGAATCGTTGAAGAAATCGAAAAACTGATAGAAATTGAGGACGATGGACAGTTGAAGATTTATTTGGACGATCTGAACATATCTGATGTAGAGCACTTAATTGACGAATTACCCCAGCATGCCGTACGTTTTATTGAGACCCTCTCTGCCAAACGCGCGGTAAATGTATTTAGAATTCTTGATTTTCCTACCCAGGAACGCATCATAGGTAAACTGCCGGGAACCAAGCTGGCCGAACTTATTAACCTGCTGCCGCCGGATGACCGTACCGCACTTTTCAGTGAATTAACCGGTGATGCGGTAAAAAAGCTGATTATCCTGCTTCCCGCCAAGGATCGGGTGGAGGCCTTATCCCTTTTAGGGTATAAGGAGGACAGCGTTGGCCGTCTGATGACCCCGGATTACGTTGCTGTTAAAAAACATTGGACAGTAAACCGGGTGCTCTCGCATATCCGCAGGTACGGAAAGAACTCTGAGACGATCGATGTAATCTATGTTATAGATAAGGATGGCGTTCTACTAGACGACATAAGAATACGGGAAATTCTCCTTGCGGATCCGGAGGCCGAAATTGGGACGCTTACCGATCAGCGCCTGATTTCCTTGCATGTAAACGACCCACAGGAAGAAGCCATCAACGTTTTCAGGATGAACAACCGGGTAGCGTTGCCGGTGGTCGACGATAGCCAGGTTCTTCTGGGCATCGTAACCGTCGATGACATCCTGTGGATTGCCAACGAGGAATACACCGAGGATATTCATAAGATCGGGGGTACACAGGCGCTGGACGAGCCGTATCTCGACGTTCCTGTTTTTCAGCTTTACAAAAAGCGCATAGTCTGGCTTATATTGCTTTTCTTTGGCGAGTTGCTGACAATTTTTGCGATGTCAAATTTTGAAAGTCAAATCGAGAAGGTAGTCATTTTGGCGACGTTTATTCCGCTGATCATGTCGAGCGGAGGAAACAGCGGATCTCAGGCTGCCACATTGATCATTCAGGCTATGGCGCTCGGCGAGGTAACCATTAAAGATTGGTGGCGCGTTATGCGGCGGGAAATATTCTCGGGAATATTTTTAGGCACTACGCTCTGCTTATTGAGTTTCTGTGTGATCCTTAGCTGGCAGTTACTTGGCGGCGCACTTACAGAGCCGGTGCTGATCTCCATGGTCGTGGGCTGTTCGCTGGTTGGGGTTGTGCTCTGGGGAACGCTCATGGGATCGATGCTGCCGCTTCTATTGAAAAGGCTCGGCGCTGACCCCGCGGTATCGTCAACGCCATTCGTAGCAACCCTCGTAGACGTTACCGGCTTGCTCATTTATTTCACGATGGCGCTGTATTTCCTGAAAGGCGTTCTGCTTTAA
- a CDS encoding TIGR02594 family protein — translation MGLPQKYSWLNLEGAPKMLVEAIRHYGTLEHAGKGSNPNIIKWAKEVGVSGWYTDDDIPWCGLFVGVVAKRCNYAFSSGKLLAAREWANWGVPRIGCARLWDVLVFVRPGGGHVGFYVGENDHAYLVYGGNQSNAVGFAWIAKERCIAIRTPKYAVGEPANVRQIKLSETGELSKNEA, via the coding sequence ATGGGATTGCCGCAGAAATATAGCTGGTTGAATTTAGAGGGTGCGCCTAAGATGTTGGTAGAAGCAATCAGGCACTATGGCACATTGGAACATGCAGGAAAGGGAAGTAATCCGAATATTATTAAATGGGCAAAGGAGGTTGGTGTATCAGGCTGGTATACTGACGACGATATCCCTTGGTGTGGCCTTTTTGTTGGGGTGGTTGCAAAGCGCTGCAATTACGCCTTTAGCTCGGGCAAGTTGCTCGCCGCTCGTGAATGGGCAAATTGGGGCGTGCCGCGAATCGGGTGCGCGAGGCTTTGGGACGTTTTAGTTTTTGTTCGGCCAGGCGGAGGTCATGTAGGGTTTTATGTGGGTGAAAACGATCATGCGTACTTAGTCTACGGAGGCAACCAATCGAATGCGGTTGGTTTCGCATGGATAGCGAAAGAAAGATGCATAGCTATTCGAACTCCTAAATACGCAGTCGGCGAGCCTGCTAACGTTAGGCAAATCAAATTATCGGAAACCGGAGAATTATCTAAAAACGAAGCCTAA